In Corylus avellana chromosome ca2, CavTom2PMs-1.0, the following proteins share a genomic window:
- the LOC132171542 gene encoding trihelix transcription factor ASR3-like isoform X1: MADPGGNSIMRDYRKGNWTPNETMILIEAKKMDDERRMKRSGDSEGRNKSGEPRWKWVEDYCWRKECLRSQNQCNDKWDNLMRDYKKVRDYERKMAEEKAGGSYWKIERNERKERNLPTNMSPQIYDALVDVVERKGVTHQRLVSAASSNPNSVFVSSIGQPSLPPLLQHHISAAPAPPLPLPSPPPLAAQPLPAALTYSQPMPTMRDSSDFETSEHSDSPAKRRRRGSGSGEEGTGGGGGGGNTNASISHEVGSAISRSASIIAEALQASEEREERRHRELLSLHERRLKIEESKTEISRQGVSGLVDAINKLADSIHSLASHSNQPPPK; encoded by the exons ATGGCTGATCCTGGAGGAAATAGTATAATGAGGGACTACAGGAAAGGGAACTGGACACCCAATGAGACAATGATTCTGATTGAGGCAAAGAAGATGGATGACGAGAGAAGAATGAAAAGAAGTGGGGACAGTGAAGGGAGGAACAAATCTGGAGAGCCAAGATGGAAATGGGTGGAAGATTATTGTTGGAGAAAAGAGTGTCTGAGGAGCCAAAACCAATGCAATGACAAGTGGGATAACCTTATGAGGGATTACAAGAAAGTGAGGGACTACGAGAGGAAGATGGCTGAGGAGAAGGCAGGAGGGTCTTATTGGAAGATTGAGAGGAATGAGAGGAAAGAGAGGAATCTGCCCACCAATATGTCGCCTCAGATATATGATGCTTTGGTGGATGTGGTGGAGAGGAAGGGAGTAACTCATCAGAGGCTTGTTTCTGCAGCTTCTTCCAATCCCAACAGTGTTTTTGTTAGTAGCATTGGTCAGCCTTCATTACCTCCTCTTTTGCAGCATCACATCTCTGCTGCTCCAGCTCCGCCATTACCACTACCATCTCCACCACCACTGGCGGCGCAGCCTCTTCCAGCTGCTCTCACTTATTCTCAGCCAATGCCCACA ATGCGTGATAGCTCAGATTTTGAAACGAGTGAGCATTCAGACTCACCGGCGAAGAGGAGGAGAAGAGGAAGCGGAAGCGGGGAAGAGGGAACCGGCGGTGGCGGCGGCGGCGGAAATACAAATGCAAGCATCTCGCATGAAGTGGGCAGCGCCATATCCAGAAGCGCTTCCATCATAGCAGAAGCCCTCCAGGCGAgcgaggagagagaagagaggcgGCACAGAGAGCTTCTGAGTTTGCATGAGAGAAGGCTGAAGATAGAGGAGTCTAAGACGGAGATAAGCAGGCAAGGCGTGAGTGGGCTTGTGGATGCCATCAATAAGCTTGCGGATTCCATCCATTCCTTGGCTTCCCACAGCAACCAACCCCCTCCAAAATGA
- the LOC132171542 gene encoding trihelix transcription factor ASR3-like isoform X2, with protein sequence MADPGGNSIMRDYRKGNWTPNETMILIEAKKMDDERRMKRSGDSEGRNKSGEPRWKWVEDYCWRKECLRSQNQCNDKWDNLMRDYKKVRDYERKMAEEKAGGSYWKIERNERKERNLPTNMSPQIYDALVDVVERKGVTHQRLVSAASSNPNSVFVSSIGQPSLPPLLQHHISAAPAPPLPLPSPPPLAAQPLPAALTYSQPMPTVDFETSEHSDSPAKRRRRGSGSGEEGTGGGGGGGNTNASISHEVGSAISRSASIIAEALQASEEREERRHRELLSLHERRLKIEESKTEISRQGVSGLVDAINKLADSIHSLASHSNQPPPK encoded by the exons ATGGCTGATCCTGGAGGAAATAGTATAATGAGGGACTACAGGAAAGGGAACTGGACACCCAATGAGACAATGATTCTGATTGAGGCAAAGAAGATGGATGACGAGAGAAGAATGAAAAGAAGTGGGGACAGTGAAGGGAGGAACAAATCTGGAGAGCCAAGATGGAAATGGGTGGAAGATTATTGTTGGAGAAAAGAGTGTCTGAGGAGCCAAAACCAATGCAATGACAAGTGGGATAACCTTATGAGGGATTACAAGAAAGTGAGGGACTACGAGAGGAAGATGGCTGAGGAGAAGGCAGGAGGGTCTTATTGGAAGATTGAGAGGAATGAGAGGAAAGAGAGGAATCTGCCCACCAATATGTCGCCTCAGATATATGATGCTTTGGTGGATGTGGTGGAGAGGAAGGGAGTAACTCATCAGAGGCTTGTTTCTGCAGCTTCTTCCAATCCCAACAGTGTTTTTGTTAGTAGCATTGGTCAGCCTTCATTACCTCCTCTTTTGCAGCATCACATCTCTGCTGCTCCAGCTCCGCCATTACCACTACCATCTCCACCACCACTGGCGGCGCAGCCTCTTCCAGCTGCTCTCACTTATTCTCAGCCAATGCCCACAGTAG ATTTTGAAACGAGTGAGCATTCAGACTCACCGGCGAAGAGGAGGAGAAGAGGAAGCGGAAGCGGGGAAGAGGGAACCGGCGGTGGCGGCGGCGGCGGAAATACAAATGCAAGCATCTCGCATGAAGTGGGCAGCGCCATATCCAGAAGCGCTTCCATCATAGCAGAAGCCCTCCAGGCGAgcgaggagagagaagagaggcgGCACAGAGAGCTTCTGAGTTTGCATGAGAGAAGGCTGAAGATAGAGGAGTCTAAGACGGAGATAAGCAGGCAAGGCGTGAGTGGGCTTGTGGATGCCATCAATAAGCTTGCGGATTCCATCCATTCCTTGGCTTCCCACAGCAACCAACCCCCTCCAAAATGA